A window from Halococcus salifodinae DSM 8989 encodes these proteins:
- a CDS encoding acetylglutamate/acetylaminoadipate kinase, whose amino-acid sequence MTTVVKVGGARAVDPEGTIEDVAALTREGEGCVVVHGGSTAVDETLERLGEEPEYVETPQGVVGRFTDERTMETFEMVLPGKLNTDLTASLRKAGVDAVGLSGVDGGLLTGPRKSAVKVVENGKTKIRRGEHSGKITSVNADLLTGLLDDGYTPVVTVPMLADDGTPVNADADRAAAAVAGALGATLVVLTDVPGVLADPDDPETLIGQAKTPDELARVESAAEGFMRKKVMAATEALDGGAASVVVADANADDPVLAALDGDGTHFAPAAIEAEAEVDA is encoded by the coding sequence ATGACGACGGTCGTGAAGGTCGGCGGCGCGCGGGCGGTCGATCCAGAGGGAACGATCGAAGACGTCGCGGCGCTCACAAGAGAGGGCGAGGGCTGTGTGGTCGTCCACGGTGGGTCGACGGCGGTCGACGAGACGCTCGAACGGTTGGGCGAAGAGCCGGAGTACGTCGAGACGCCCCAGGGCGTCGTCGGACGATTCACCGACGAGCGCACGATGGAGACGTTCGAGATGGTCCTGCCAGGCAAACTCAACACCGACCTCACGGCATCGCTTCGGAAGGCCGGTGTGGACGCCGTGGGACTGTCGGGCGTCGATGGCGGGCTCCTGACCGGCCCCCGGAAATCGGCCGTCAAGGTCGTCGAGAACGGCAAGACGAAGATCCGCCGGGGCGAGCACTCGGGGAAAATCACGTCGGTGAACGCCGATCTCCTCACCGGGTTGCTCGACGACGGGTACACGCCCGTCGTCACGGTCCCGATGCTGGCCGACGATGGCACCCCCGTGAACGCCGACGCCGACCGGGCGGCCGCAGCGGTCGCCGGCGCGCTCGGCGCGACGCTGGTGGTGCTGACCGACGTACCAGGCGTGCTCGCCGATCCCGACGATCCCGAAACGCTGATCGGACAGGCGAAAACGCCTGACGAGCTCGCACGGGTGGAGTCGGCCGCCGAGGGGTTCATGCGCAAGAAGGTGATGGCGGCGACGGAGGCGCTCGACGGCGGTGCGGCGTCGGTCGTCGTGGCCGATGCGAACGCCGACGATCCCGTGCTCGCGGCGCTCGACGGCGACGGGACGCACTTCGCGCCAGCAGCGATCGAAGCCGAAGCGGAGGTCGACGCATGA
- a CDS encoding aspartate aminotransferase family protein, whose translation MSGFVHNEKPIRLHEGDGVHLYDADGTEYLDCGASYACAPLGHSHPDVTAAITDQAERLTFVQASYPVDARDRAHAALEAAAPDGLENVWLCNSGTEANEAALKFARSATGNSKIVATMQGFHGRTMGALATTWESEYRDPYEPLIGDVEFVPYGDSDALTEAVDDETAAVILEPLQGEGGINLPTEGYLAAAREHTEAAGAALILDEVQTGMGRTGTLWACERAGVVPDVLTTAKGLANGLPAGTALCADWIAEDHGSHNATFSGGPVVSAAIDATVSTLVEEDVPANAAAVGGYLADELDAALGDRVRDVRGEGLMIGIEVKRGSNRVLRDLALDHRILALPAGRSVVRLLPPLILDESQADRIVDAFADVLGGRSE comes from the coding sequence ATGAGCGGGTTCGTCCACAACGAGAAACCGATCAGGCTCCACGAGGGAGACGGCGTCCATCTCTACGACGCGGACGGCACGGAGTACCTCGACTGCGGGGCGAGCTATGCCTGCGCGCCGCTCGGGCACTCCCATCCCGACGTGACCGCGGCGATCACCGACCAGGCCGAGCGGCTGACGTTCGTCCAGGCGTCCTATCCCGTCGACGCGCGCGACCGGGCGCACGCAGCGCTCGAAGCCGCCGCACCCGACGGGTTGGAGAACGTCTGGCTCTGTAACTCCGGGACGGAGGCGAACGAGGCGGCGCTGAAGTTCGCGCGGAGCGCGACTGGAAACTCGAAGATCGTCGCCACGATGCAGGGGTTCCACGGCCGGACGATGGGCGCGCTCGCAACCACGTGGGAGAGCGAGTACCGCGACCCGTACGAACCCCTGATCGGCGACGTCGAGTTCGTTCCGTATGGCGACAGCGACGCGCTCACGGAGGCGGTCGACGACGAGACCGCAGCGGTGATCCTCGAACCCCTCCAGGGCGAGGGCGGGATCAACCTCCCCACCGAGGGGTATCTCGCGGCGGCGCGCGAACACACCGAGGCGGCGGGTGCAGCGCTGATCCTCGACGAGGTGCAAACGGGGATGGGGCGCACCGGCACGCTCTGGGCGTGCGAACGCGCGGGCGTCGTTCCCGACGTCCTCACGACCGCGAAGGGGCTCGCAAACGGCCTTCCCGCAGGAACCGCGCTGTGCGCCGACTGGATCGCCGAGGATCACGGCTCGCACAACGCCACCTTCAGCGGCGGGCCGGTGGTGAGCGCCGCGATCGACGCCACCGTTTCGACGCTCGTGGAAGAGGACGTGCCGGCCAACGCAGCCGCTGTCGGCGGGTATCTCGCGGACGAACTCGACGCCGCACTCGGCGATCGGGTTCGTGACGTGCGCGGCGAGGGGCTGATGATCGGGATCGAGGTCAAGCGCGGTTCGAACCGTGTGCTCCGGGATCTCGCGCTCGATCATCGGATCCTCGCGCTCCCTGCCGGCCGGTCGGTGGTCCGGCTGCTGCCGCCACTGATTCTCGACGAGAGCCAGGCAGATCGGATCGTTGACGCCTTCGCGGACGTGCTCGGGGGGCGGTCGGAATGA